In Tenrec ecaudatus isolate mTenEca1 chromosome 5, mTenEca1.hap1, whole genome shotgun sequence, the following are encoded in one genomic region:
- the H2BK1 gene encoding histone H2B type 2-K1, producing MSAEPELLLQQQWPGGQRSCGAGGKKFKKRSRRRQDNYSIYIYKVLKQVHPDISISSKAMSIMNSFVNDVFERLAAEATQLAQYSGRTTLTSREVQTAVRLLLPGELAKHAVSEGTKAVTKYISSK from the exons ATGAGCGCTGAGCCTGAGCTGCTGCTGCAGCAGCAATGGCCTGGAGGACAAAGGAGCTGTGGTGCTGGGGGCAAGAAGTTCAAAAAGCGTAGCCGCCGCCGCCAAGACAACTACTCCATCTATATCTACAAGGTGCTCAAGCAG GTGCACCCTGACATCAGCATCTCCTCCAAGGCTATGAGCATCATGAACTCCTTTGTGAACGATGTATTTGAGCGACTGGCAGCAGAGGCCACCCAGCTGGCCCAGTACTCGGGCCGTACCACCTTGACCTCCCGGGAAGTGCAGACGGCCGtgcgcctgctgctgcctggggaACTGGCCAAGCATGCTGTGTCTGAGGGTACCAAGGCCGTCACAAAGTACATCAGCTCCAAGTGA